From Streptomyces fungicidicus, one genomic window encodes:
- a CDS encoding single-stranded DNA-binding protein, giving the protein MNETMVCVVGNVATRPVYRETASGPAARFRLAVTSRYWDREKSAWADGHTNFFTVWANRQLATNTAASLSVGEPVIVQGRLKIRSETREGQQGWMSADVDAVSIGHDLARGTTAFRRAQRPEQTSGPDRPEPNWESKPEGSQTATPQQHAQATVVT; this is encoded by the coding sequence ATGAACGAGACGATGGTGTGCGTGGTGGGCAACGTGGCGACGCGGCCGGTCTACCGCGAGACGGCCTCCGGCCCCGCGGCCAGGTTCCGGCTCGCGGTCACGTCCCGGTACTGGGACCGGGAAAAGAGCGCCTGGGCGGACGGGCACACCAACTTCTTCACGGTGTGGGCCAACCGGCAGCTCGCGACCAACACGGCGGCGTCGCTGTCGGTCGGCGAACCGGTCATCGTCCAGGGCCGGCTGAAGATCCGCAGCGAGACGCGCGAGGGGCAGCAGGGCTGGATGTCGGCCGACGTCGACGCGGTGTCGATCGGCCACGACCTCGCCCGGGGCACCACCGCGTTCCGCCGCGCCCAGCGGCCGGAACAGACCTCCGGGCCGGACCGTCCCGAACCCAACTGGGAAAGCAAACCGGAGGGTTCGCAGACGGCGACTCCCCAACAACACGCGCAGGCAACCGTGGTGACGTGA
- a CDS encoding ABC transporter permease: MSVRDPGRPQVNAPWVRTRLRAAPGGALALALLVAATAFLAAALPLAVDRYGDAGLRRSMEAAGPARTTVQLYSTALSDLALPPEERAARVREEAVRDTYTKIFPLPGRSLPLDPDQSAYGVRTSRPLEVQDPWLAMPDAVPPQFHLVAQGGLAGHSRLREGRLPKAPDDVTTAATEVEAAVSAETARRLHIEVGSVLHVPAVERAPLAVRVTGIVDPRAPRDAYWSANSVLRTPYLTNVPGDPERNVFWTGALLLPPDAAPATLSTAGEPERYWLLAPDAAALHGYDLPRMTSAVASLEAGPLLQQAGTAASGVVESEAALDEVFAEYTELRSAIGPLVAVAAFGTGTVAAVVLLMAGGLTADRRRPELTLLRARGASLRGLAGRLLAETAVVAVPAAALGLAAALLALPGARPASAVAAAGAVALLACAALPLRAVAAHRAVRVHAARDDIASARPSRRRTVAELTLLVLAVGAVVALRTRGTSDGAGASGDELVSLAPVLVGMIAALVLVRLYPLPLRGLARPAGRLRGVVGPLSLARAGRASGSAVLPLLALLTALTTAAFGGSVLTGVADARERAAVLTVGADARVEAVQALPSGLAGRIGRVPGVRDVTALSVFPYAQPEGGRLAVPVAGVDPAGYAALTRHTGVGAFPADALKSSGGKDLAALASPAVADRYGTRPFLVRLDDGGIVTVRITAVRERTPAVAGEEFLVVDRSGLPGESARPTTLLVTGDPADAGALREAAGGGAQVQLRTERFAEYVDSPLQSGAERVYTAAVAAGAGFAMLSLLLTLLRAAPERAALLARLRTMGLTRAQGRRLLVLESLPQALLAAAGGTVTAWAAIRLLSSGIDLTTVAVSASASPAGRAALRTDPVSLLVPALAVVAVTVGTAAAQAWWTGRRGSVRELRAGDAR; this comes from the coding sequence ATGAGCGTCCGGGATCCGGGACGGCCGCAGGTGAACGCGCCCTGGGTGCGTACCCGGCTGCGGGCCGCGCCCGGTGGCGCGCTCGCGCTGGCGCTGCTGGTCGCGGCGACCGCGTTCCTGGCGGCCGCGCTGCCGCTCGCGGTCGACCGGTACGGCGACGCCGGGCTGCGCCGGTCGATGGAGGCGGCGGGCCCGGCCCGCACCACCGTGCAGCTGTACTCCACCGCCCTGTCCGACCTGGCCCTGCCGCCGGAGGAGCGGGCGGCGCGGGTGCGCGAGGAAGCGGTCCGCGACACCTACACCAAAATCTTCCCGCTGCCCGGCCGGTCCCTGCCGCTCGACCCGGACCAGTCCGCCTACGGTGTGCGCACCTCCCGGCCGCTGGAGGTCCAGGACCCGTGGCTGGCGATGCCGGACGCGGTCCCGCCGCAGTTCCACCTCGTCGCGCAGGGCGGGCTCGCCGGCCACTCCCGGCTGCGGGAGGGCCGCCTGCCGAAGGCCCCGGACGACGTCACCACGGCGGCGACGGAGGTCGAGGCCGCGGTCAGCGCCGAGACCGCGCGCCGGCTGCACATCGAGGTCGGGTCCGTCCTCCACGTGCCCGCGGTGGAACGCGCCCCGCTCGCGGTACGCGTGACCGGCATCGTCGACCCCCGCGCGCCCCGGGACGCGTACTGGTCGGCCAACTCCGTGCTGCGCACCCCGTATCTGACGAACGTCCCCGGCGACCCGGAGCGCAACGTGTTCTGGACCGGCGCGCTGCTGCTGCCCCCGGACGCGGCCCCGGCGACGCTGAGCACGGCCGGGGAGCCCGAGCGGTACTGGCTGCTGGCCCCCGACGCCGCCGCGCTGCACGGCTACGACCTGCCCCGGATGACCTCGGCCGTCGCCTCCCTCGAGGCGGGCCCGCTGCTCCAACAGGCCGGAACGGCCGCCTCCGGGGTCGTGGAGTCGGAGGCCGCGCTGGACGAGGTGTTCGCCGAGTACACCGAGCTGCGTTCCGCCATCGGACCGCTGGTCGCCGTCGCCGCCTTCGGCACCGGCACGGTCGCCGCCGTCGTCCTGCTCATGGCGGGCGGCCTCACCGCGGACCGGCGGCGCCCCGAACTCACCCTGCTGCGCGCCCGCGGCGCCTCCCTGCGCGGACTGGCCGGCCGGCTGCTGGCGGAGACGGCGGTGGTCGCCGTGCCGGCGGCCGCCCTCGGCCTGGCCGCCGCCCTGCTCGCGCTCCCCGGGGCCCGGCCGGCGTCCGCCGTGGCCGCCGCCGGGGCCGTCGCCCTCCTCGCCTGTGCGGCGCTGCCGCTGCGCGCGGTCGCCGCGCACCGCGCGGTACGCGTGCACGCCGCCCGCGACGACATCGCCTCGGCCCGCCCCTCGCGGCGTCGCACCGTCGCCGAACTCACGCTGCTCGTGCTGGCGGTGGGCGCGGTCGTGGCACTGCGCACACGCGGTACGTCCGACGGCGCCGGGGCGTCCGGGGACGAACTGGTGTCGCTGGCCCCGGTGCTGGTGGGGATGATCGCCGCGCTGGTGCTGGTGCGGCTGTACCCGCTGCCGCTGCGCGGCCTGGCCCGCCCGGCCGGGCGGCTGCGGGGCGTGGTCGGCCCGCTGTCGCTGGCCCGCGCGGGCCGCGCGTCCGGCTCGGCGGTGCTGCCGCTGCTGGCGCTGCTCACCGCGCTGACCACCGCCGCCTTCGGCGGTTCCGTCCTCACCGGCGTGGCCGACGCCCGGGAGCGTGCGGCCGTCCTCACCGTCGGCGCCGACGCCCGCGTCGAGGCGGTTCAGGCGCTGCCGTCCGGCCTGGCCGGACGGATCGGGCGCGTGCCCGGCGTGCGGGACGTCACCGCCCTGAGCGTCTTCCCGTACGCGCAGCCGGAGGGCGGCCGACTGGCCGTCCCGGTGGCCGGGGTCGACCCGGCCGGCTACGCGGCCCTCACCCGGCACACGGGCGTCGGCGCCTTCCCGGCGGACGCGCTGAAGTCCTCCGGCGGGAAGGACCTGGCCGCCCTGGCGTCCCCCGCGGTCGCCGACCGCTACGGCACCCGGCCGTTCCTGGTCCGTCTGGACGACGGCGGCATCGTCACCGTACGGATCACGGCGGTGCGGGAGCGGACGCCGGCGGTGGCCGGGGAGGAGTTCCTGGTCGTGGACCGGTCCGGGCTGCCCGGCGAGTCCGCGCGCCCGACCACGCTGCTGGTGACCGGCGACCCGGCGGACGCGGGGGCGCTGCGTGAGGCGGCGGGCGGCGGTGCACAGGTACAGCTGCGGACGGAACGGTTCGCCGAGTACGTCGACTCCCCCCTGCAGTCCGGGGCCGAACGGGTCTACACCGCGGCGGTGGCGGCGGGCGCCGGGTTCGCCATGCTCTCCCTGCTGCTGACGCTGCTGCGGGCCGCTCCCGAACGGGCCGCGCTGCTGGCCCGGCTGCGCACCATGGGCCTCACCCGGGCACAGGGCCGCCGCCTGCTGGTGCTGGAGTCCCTGCCGCAGGCGCTGCTCGCGGCGGCCGGCGGCACCGTCACGGCGTGGGCCGCCATCCGGCTGCTGTCGTCCGGCATCGATCTGACCACCGTCGCCGTCTCCGCCTCCGCGTCCCCCGCGGGACGGGCGGCCCTGCGCACCGACCCGGTGTCGCTGCTGGTGCCGGCCCTGGCGGTGGTCGCCGTCACCGTCGGCACGGCGGCGGCACAGGCCTGGTGGACGGGCCGCCGGGGCTCGGTCCGGGAGCTGAGAGCGGGCGATGCCCGGTGA
- a CDS encoding ABC transporter ATP-binding protein: MTSHPTLAELAGRVTADRDRPAYGHDALITCDRLVRVFTADGVEVQALQGLDLLVREGELMALVGASGSGKSTLMNILAGLDTPTAGAARVAGRDLLTMTAKDRLAYRREVVGFVWQQTSRNLLPYLTSAQNVALPMRLAGGRSRSARRARAERVLELLELLEVADCRDRQPHQMSGGQQQRVAIAVALAGGPSVLLADEPTGELDSHTAEQIFAAFRTANERLGTTIVIVTHDQAVAGEVRRTVAIRDGRTSTEVLRRSEVDAATGDETVVAREYAMLDRAGRLQLPAEYTRALDMRDRVALELEPDHIAVRPDDSRRD, from the coding sequence ATGACCTCGCATCCCACGCTCGCCGAGCTGGCCGGCCGGGTCACCGCCGACCGCGACCGGCCGGCCTACGGCCATGACGCGCTCATCACCTGTGACCGGCTGGTCCGCGTCTTCACCGCGGACGGCGTGGAGGTGCAGGCGCTCCAGGGCCTCGACCTGCTGGTGCGCGAGGGCGAGCTGATGGCCCTGGTGGGCGCCTCCGGCAGCGGCAAGTCGACCCTGATGAACATCCTGGCCGGCCTGGACACCCCGACGGCCGGCGCGGCCCGGGTGGCCGGCCGCGACCTCCTGACGATGACCGCCAAGGACCGCCTCGCCTACCGGCGTGAGGTGGTCGGCTTCGTCTGGCAGCAGACCTCCCGCAATCTGCTGCCCTATCTGACCTCGGCGCAGAACGTCGCCCTGCCGATGCGGCTGGCCGGCGGCCGTTCCCGGTCCGCGCGCCGCGCCCGCGCCGAACGGGTGCTGGAACTCCTGGAGCTGCTGGAGGTCGCGGACTGCCGCGACCGGCAGCCGCACCAGATGTCCGGCGGCCAGCAGCAGCGCGTCGCCATCGCCGTGGCGCTCGCGGGCGGCCCCTCCGTGCTGCTGGCCGACGAACCCACCGGCGAGCTGGACTCCCACACCGCGGAACAGATCTTCGCCGCGTTCCGCACCGCCAACGAGCGGCTCGGCACGACGATCGTGATCGTCACCCACGACCAGGCGGTGGCGGGCGAGGTGCGCCGCACGGTCGCCATCCGCGACGGCCGCACCTCCACCGAGGTGCTGCGCCGCAGCGAGGTCGACGCCGCCACCGGTGACGAGACGGTGGTCGCCCGCGAGTACGCGATGCTCGACCGGGCGGGACGTCTCCAGCTGCCCGCCGAGTACACCCGGGCGCTGGACATGCGCGACCGCGTCGCCCTGGAACTGGAACCCGACCACATCGCCGTCCGCCCGGACGACAGCCGGCGGGACTGA
- a CDS encoding Cys-Gln thioester bond-forming surface protein produces MFASFSAWSARGRGSARLAAGALVSGLVAATALAGAGTAVADSDGTAPGHGGAAATLGGLKTYGEAVIRGAAGDQRVSAGLFEMSVEGGGMLQTYCVDIQTPTQKDAKYHETAWSGTSLGTNKDAGRIRWMLQNSYPQVNDLAALADKAGVRGRLTEQDAAAGTQVAIWRYSDDVDVDAVDPQAEQLADYLEKNARGQAEPKASLTLDPPAVSGRPGERIGPVTVRTDARSVTLSPPADATTTGVRIVDRDGEPVTTATDGGKVYFEVPEDAAADTAELIAQASTTVPVGRAFASDSRSQTQILAGSSESTVSATATATWALEGAIPALSARANCAKGGVDVTVANRDDEPFTFELTGAEYTVAGGASRTVTVPLSEDQPYDFTVEGPDGFERRFTGMLDCRTRAAETGTTTQTLTGPSPTALAAPATDTNLAETGASGATPWIAGTAIGLVVLGGAGLVVARRRQTPPGA; encoded by the coding sequence GTGTTTGCTTCGTTCTCCGCGTGGAGCGCGCGCGGACGCGGGTCGGCCCGCCTCGCCGCAGGCGCCCTGGTGTCCGGACTCGTCGCCGCGACCGCACTGGCCGGTGCCGGCACTGCGGTCGCCGACAGCGACGGAACAGCACCGGGCCACGGCGGGGCGGCCGCCACGTTGGGCGGACTCAAGACCTACGGCGAGGCCGTGATACGCGGCGCCGCCGGGGACCAGCGGGTGTCGGCGGGACTGTTCGAGATGTCCGTCGAGGGCGGCGGCATGCTGCAGACGTACTGCGTCGACATCCAGACGCCGACGCAGAAGGACGCCAAGTACCACGAGACCGCCTGGAGCGGCACCTCGCTGGGCACCAACAAGGACGCCGGCCGGATCCGCTGGATGCTGCAGAACTCCTACCCGCAGGTCAACGACCTCGCGGCACTCGCGGATAAGGCCGGAGTGCGTGGCCGGCTCACCGAGCAGGACGCGGCGGCCGGCACCCAGGTGGCCATCTGGCGCTACTCCGACGACGTGGACGTGGACGCCGTCGACCCCCAGGCCGAGCAGCTCGCCGACTACCTGGAGAAGAACGCCCGCGGCCAGGCGGAGCCGAAGGCGTCGCTGACCCTGGACCCGCCGGCGGTCTCCGGCCGCCCGGGCGAGCGGATCGGCCCGGTGACGGTGCGCACGGACGCGCGCAGCGTGACCCTCTCCCCGCCGGCCGACGCCACCACGACCGGCGTACGGATCGTGGACCGCGACGGCGAACCCGTCACCACCGCCACCGACGGCGGCAAGGTCTACTTCGAGGTGCCCGAGGACGCGGCGGCGGACACCGCCGAGCTGATCGCGCAGGCCTCCACCACGGTGCCGGTCGGCCGGGCCTTCGCCTCCGACAGCAGGAGCCAGACGCAGATCCTGGCCGGCTCCAGCGAATCGACGGTCTCGGCGACGGCGACCGCCACCTGGGCGCTGGAGGGAGCGATACCCGCCCTGTCCGCCCGCGCGAACTGCGCCAAGGGCGGCGTGGACGTCACCGTCGCCAACCGGGACGACGAGCCGTTCACCTTCGAGCTGACCGGTGCGGAGTACACCGTCGCGGGCGGGGCGTCCCGGACGGTGACGGTTCCGCTGAGCGAGGACCAGCCGTACGACTTCACGGTCGAGGGCCCGGACGGCTTCGAACGGCGCTTCACCGGCATGCTCGACTGCCGCACCCGGGCCGCCGAGACCGGCACCACCACCCAGACCCTCACCGGCCCGTCGCCCACCGCGCTCGCGGCCCCGGCCACCGACACCAACCTCGCCGAGACCGGAGCCTCCGGCGCCACCCCGTGGATAGCCGGCACCGCGATCGGCCTGGTCGTCCTCGGCGGCGCGGGCCTGGTCGTCGCACGCCGCAGGCAGACCCCGCCGGGAGCCTGA
- the ettA gene encoding energy-dependent translational throttle protein EttA has protein sequence MAEFIYTMRKARKAHGDKVILDDVTLSFLPGAKIGVVGPNGAGKSTVLKIMAGLEQPSNGDAFLTPGYTVGILLQEPPLNEEKTVLENVQEGVAEVKGKLDRFNEIAEQMATEYTDELMDEMGKLQEQLDHANAWDLDAQLEQAMDALGCPPGDWPVSNLSGGEKRRVALCKLLLEAPDLLLLDEPTNHLDAESVNWLEQHLAKYEGTVVAVTHDRYFLDNVAGWICEVDRGRLHGYEGNYSKYLETKAARLKVEGAKDAKRQKRLKDELEWVRSNAKGRQAKSKARLARYEEMAAEADKMRKLDFEEIQIPPGPRLGSIVVEVNNLSKGFGEKLLIDDLSFTLPRNGIVGIIGPNGAGKTTLFKMIQGIEEPDAGSIKVGETVKISYVDQSRENIDPKKTLWAVVSDELDYINVGQVEMPSRAYVSAFGFKGPDQQKPAGVLSGGERNRLNLALTLKQGGNLLLLDEPTNDLDVETLSSLENALLEFPGCAVVVSHDRWFLDRVATHILAYEGESKWFWFEGNFESYEKNKVERLGADAARPHRATYKKLTRG, from the coding sequence TTGGCTGAGTTCATTTACACCATGCGCAAGGCGCGCAAAGCGCACGGCGACAAGGTGATCCTCGACGACGTCACCCTGAGCTTCCTGCCGGGGGCGAAGATCGGTGTCGTCGGTCCGAACGGCGCCGGTAAGTCGACCGTTCTGAAGATCATGGCGGGGCTGGAGCAGCCGTCCAACGGCGATGCCTTCCTCACTCCCGGCTACACCGTGGGCATCCTGCTCCAGGAGCCCCCGCTGAACGAGGAGAAGACCGTCCTGGAGAACGTCCAGGAGGGCGTCGCCGAGGTCAAGGGCAAGCTCGACCGGTTCAACGAGATCGCCGAGCAGATGGCGACCGAGTACACCGACGAGCTCATGGACGAGATGGGCAAGCTGCAGGAGCAGCTCGACCACGCCAACGCCTGGGACCTCGACGCCCAGCTGGAGCAGGCCATGGACGCCCTGGGCTGCCCGCCCGGCGACTGGCCGGTCAGCAACCTCTCCGGTGGCGAGAAGCGCCGCGTGGCGCTCTGCAAGCTCCTCCTCGAGGCGCCCGACCTGCTGCTCCTCGACGAGCCCACCAACCACCTCGACGCCGAGTCGGTGAACTGGCTGGAGCAGCACCTCGCCAAGTACGAGGGCACCGTCGTGGCCGTGACCCACGACCGGTACTTCCTGGACAACGTCGCCGGGTGGATCTGCGAGGTCGACCGCGGCCGGCTGCACGGCTACGAGGGCAACTACTCCAAGTACCTGGAGACCAAGGCCGCCCGCCTCAAGGTCGAGGGCGCCAAGGACGCGAAGCGGCAGAAGCGCCTCAAGGACGAGCTCGAGTGGGTCCGCTCCAACGCCAAGGGGCGGCAGGCCAAGTCCAAGGCCCGTCTCGCCCGGTACGAGGAGATGGCCGCCGAGGCCGACAAGATGCGGAAGCTGGACTTCGAGGAGATCCAGATCCCGCCGGGCCCGCGGCTGGGCAGCATCGTCGTCGAGGTGAACAACCTCAGCAAGGGCTTCGGCGAGAAGCTCCTCATCGACGACCTCAGCTTCACGCTGCCGCGCAACGGCATCGTCGGCATCATCGGGCCGAACGGCGCGGGCAAGACCACGCTGTTCAAGATGATCCAGGGGATCGAGGAGCCCGACGCCGGGTCCATCAAGGTCGGCGAGACCGTCAAGATCTCCTACGTCGACCAGAGCCGCGAGAACATCGACCCCAAGAAGACCCTGTGGGCCGTGGTCTCCGACGAGCTCGACTACATCAACGTCGGGCAGGTCGAGATGCCCTCGCGGGCGTACGTCTCCGCCTTCGGGTTCAAGGGGCCGGACCAGCAGAAGCCGGCCGGCGTGCTCTCCGGCGGTGAGCGCAACCGGCTGAACCTCGCGCTCACCCTCAAGCAGGGCGGCAACCTGCTGCTCCTCGACGAGCCGACCAACGACCTCGACGTCGAGACCCTCAGCAGCCTCGAGAACGCGCTGCTCGAGTTCCCCGGCTGCGCCGTGGTCGTCTCCCACGACCGGTGGTTCCTGGACCGGGTCGCCACGCACATCCTCGCCTACGAGGGCGAGTCCAAGTGGTTCTGGTTCGAGGGCAACTTCGAGTCGTACGAGAAGAACAAGGTCGAGCGGCTCGGTGCGGACGCCGCGCGGCCGCACCGCGCCACCTACAAGAAGCTGACCCGGGGCTGA
- a CDS encoding acyl-CoA thioesterase, with protein sequence MRHIYRCPLRWADMDAYGHVNNVVFLRYLEEARIDFLFRPDKDFKQGSVVSRHEIDYKRQLVHRHSPVDIELWVTEIRAASFTLTYEVKDDDLVYVRASTVIVPFDFAAQRPRRITDEEREFLEEYMDAQDKEEAVAA encoded by the coding sequence TTGCGGCACATCTACCGCTGCCCGCTGCGCTGGGCGGACATGGACGCGTACGGCCACGTCAACAACGTGGTGTTCCTCCGCTACCTGGAGGAAGCCCGTATCGACTTCCTCTTCCGCCCGGACAAGGACTTCAAGCAGGGCTCCGTGGTGTCGCGCCACGAGATCGACTACAAGCGGCAGCTCGTCCACCGGCACAGCCCGGTGGACATCGAGCTGTGGGTCACGGAGATCAGGGCGGCGTCCTTCACCCTCACCTACGAGGTGAAGGACGACGACCTGGTGTACGTCCGCGCGTCGACGGTGATAGTGCCGTTCGACTTCGCGGCGCAGCGTCCGCGCCGGATCACCGACGAGGAGCGCGAGTTCCTCGAGGAGTACATGGACGCGCAGGACAAGGAGGAGGCCGTCGCCGCATGA
- a CDS encoding YfjP family GTPase: MTAVTDQDHTEHPEHPEHPGHDASDDSGAAPRTDAGSPWDDGLIARRVSGSTGEEPPVLTAAHRAPVPSAVPPLSYDPALRSRLEALRELVGLSRARLDNRTLGQAGRVLDEAGARRRLSGQHTVVALAGATGSGKSQLFNALAGVPISETGVRRPTTAAPIACSWSDGAASLIERLGIPPRLRRRPLQATADADDRLRGLVLVDLPDHDSAAVQHREQVDRVLGLVDAVIWVVDPEKYADAMLHERYLRPMAAHAEVMFVVLNQTDRLPGEATEQVLDDLRRLLDEDGIVLGEYGEPGTTVLGLSALTGDGVGELRESLARFVSERGAPARRIAADVDIAAARLWPVYATRRRTGLSEEAREEFSDRLADAVGATAAGEAAERAWLRNANRACGTPWLRLWRWCQARNEPSTGSVTLRGRPDEEATARQRVEQAVRTVADRASAGLPAAWAQAVREAAVRGSQGLPEALDELAVRAGLPPGRPPRPGWWPVAVLAQVSMTALQFVGGLWLLAQIIGVMAPNLGVPVLLMVIGVVGGPLIEWSCRMAARGPARRYGLEAERRLREAASGCGRARVLDPVAAELLRYREVREQYGRVVGAGAGRS; encoded by the coding sequence GTGACCGCCGTCACTGACCAGGACCACACCGAGCACCCCGAGCACCCCGAACATCCCGGCCACGACGCCTCCGACGACTCCGGGGCCGCCCCGCGCACGGACGCGGGGAGTCCCTGGGACGACGGGCTGATCGCGCGGCGGGTGAGCGGGAGCACCGGGGAGGAGCCGCCCGTGCTGACCGCGGCACACCGGGCCCCCGTGCCGTCGGCCGTGCCCCCGCTGTCGTACGACCCGGCTCTGCGGTCCCGGCTCGAGGCGCTGCGCGAACTGGTCGGGCTCTCCCGCGCCCGGCTGGACAACCGGACCCTCGGACAGGCGGGCCGGGTCCTCGACGAGGCCGGCGCGCGGCGCCGGCTCTCCGGACAGCACACGGTCGTCGCCCTCGCGGGCGCCACCGGCAGCGGCAAGTCCCAGCTGTTCAACGCGCTGGCCGGGGTGCCCATCTCGGAGACCGGCGTACGGCGCCCGACCACCGCCGCGCCCATCGCGTGCAGCTGGAGCGACGGCGCGGCGAGCCTCATCGAACGTCTCGGCATCCCGCCCCGGCTCCGCCGCCGCCCCCTCCAGGCGACGGCGGACGCGGACGACCGGCTGCGCGGGCTGGTCCTGGTCGACCTGCCCGACCACGACTCGGCGGCCGTCCAGCACCGGGAGCAGGTCGACCGCGTCCTGGGCCTCGTCGACGCCGTCATCTGGGTCGTCGACCCCGAGAAGTACGCCGACGCCATGCTGCACGAGCGCTATCTGCGCCCCATGGCGGCACACGCGGAGGTCATGTTCGTCGTCCTCAACCAGACCGACCGGCTGCCCGGGGAGGCCACCGAGCAGGTCCTCGACGATCTGCGGCGGCTGCTCGACGAGGACGGCATCGTGCTGGGGGAGTACGGCGAACCCGGCACGACCGTGCTGGGGCTGTCCGCGCTCACCGGGGACGGCGTCGGCGAACTGCGGGAGTCGCTCGCCCGGTTCGTCTCCGAACGCGGCGCCCCGGCCCGCCGGATCGCCGCGGACGTGGACATCGCGGCGGCCCGGCTGTGGCCCGTGTACGCCACCCGGCGGCGCACCGGGCTCAGCGAGGAGGCGCGCGAGGAGTTCTCGGACCGGCTCGCGGACGCCGTGGGCGCCACCGCGGCGGGCGAGGCGGCGGAACGCGCGTGGCTGCGCAACGCCAACCGCGCGTGCGGCACGCCCTGGCTGCGGCTGTGGCGCTGGTGCCAGGCGCGGAACGAGCCGTCCACCGGCTCGGTCACACTGCGCGGCCGGCCCGACGAGGAGGCCACGGCCCGGCAGCGAGTGGAACAGGCGGTGCGCACGGTGGCCGACCGGGCCTCGGCCGGACTGCCGGCGGCGTGGGCGCAGGCGGTGCGGGAGGCGGCCGTACGCGGCTCCCAGGGGCTGCCGGAGGCGCTGGACGAGCTGGCCGTGCGGGCGGGACTGCCGCCGGGGAGGCCGCCGCGGCCGGGGTGGTGGCCGGTGGCCGTACTCGCCCAGGTGTCGATGACGGCCCTCCAGTTCGTCGGCGGCCTGTGGCTGCTGGCGCAGATCATCGGGGTGATGGCGCCGAACCTGGGGGTTCCGGTGCTGCTGATGGTGATCGGCGTCGTCGGCGGCCCGCTCATCGAGTGGAGCTGCCGCATGGCGGCCCGGGGTCCCGCGCGGCGGTACGGGCTGGAGGCGGAGAGACGGCTGCGGGAAGCGGCCTCCGGATGCGGCAGGGCCCGCGTCCTGGACCCGGTGGCGGCGGAGCTGCTGCGCTACCGGGAGGTGCGGGAGCAGTACGGGCGGGTCGTGGGGGCGGGGGCGGGGCGGAGCTGA
- a CDS encoding HAD domain-containing protein: MTSAAERPLLFLDVDGPLIPFGSPSGHPPSAAAADRGNPLLARLDPGVGARFMALGCPLVWATTWMEEANRTVAPRIGLPKLPVLEWPDADAEEGPRGLHWKTRPLVEWAAGRPFIWVDDEISTIDRLWVAAAHPGPSLLHQVDPAKGLEDSDFHTLTGWLDAASGPGGSAASPPLT, encoded by the coding sequence GTGACCAGCGCAGCGGAGCGCCCTCTCCTCTTCCTCGACGTCGATGGCCCACTGATCCCGTTCGGATCCCCGTCCGGCCACCCACCGTCCGCCGCCGCCGCCGATAGAGGGAACCCACTGCTGGCCCGGCTCGACCCCGGGGTCGGAGCACGCTTCATGGCTCTCGGCTGCCCTCTCGTCTGGGCGACGACCTGGATGGAGGAGGCGAACAGGACCGTCGCCCCGCGCATCGGGCTACCGAAGCTGCCCGTGCTGGAGTGGCCGGACGCCGACGCGGAGGAAGGCCCGCGGGGCCTGCACTGGAAGACCCGCCCCCTCGTCGAGTGGGCCGCCGGCCGGCCCTTCATCTGGGTCGACGACGAGATCAGCACCATCGACCGCCTCTGGGTCGCCGCCGCCCACCCCGGCCCCTCACTGCTTCACCAGGTCGACCCGGCCAAGGGCCTCGAAGACTCCGACTTCCACACACTCACCGGATGGCTCGACGCCGCGTCCGGACCAGGAGGTTCGGCAGCCTCTCCGCCATTGACCTGA